The segment TTTCAGGTGGTATTGAGATTTTTGTTTCTAAACGATGTGCTGTTAAATTGCCCACTTCATTGCGTCCACCGGGCCAATCAATCGTTAAACTAAATGTATGTAATGTCATTTTTTATCCTCCATCGATTGTTCTTGATTTTTTCGATTTAAAAGAAGCAGCTAGAACATTTTGTTCTAACCGCCACTAATTACCAAACGTTTTCTTTATACTTTTTATAGTAATTGATTTGGCGCATAAATAAATAAAATTTACGCTTAAAATGCTTGTCCTGCTTATAAAATAATGGGTTTACCAATTTGCCCTCGCGAATCAATCGTTGAATATCCGCTTGAACAGTTGGGTCCTCAACAAATTTCCTTAAGACAATTTTTGGAACAACGGAAAATAATAAATCTCCTTTTAAATAAGTACATGGCGCTGGTATATCGAAAATTAAATCGTCTACAAAATAGCGTGCCATATTATGCCCCATTGCCGTCACATAATAGCTTGAACGGCCTTGACGAATATTCACTTCAAACACTTTAAACTTGCCATCTCGCTCATCAAATTTCAAGTCGAAATTCGCAAAACCTCGGTAACCAACCGCTTCTAAAAAGCCACGTAACTTCGTCATTACTTCTTCATTGTAACGTGATAGAACTGCAGTATAGTTTCCGATTGCTGTTTTCGTATGTTCTTGCAAGGCAACTTGTGCAAATGTTACGAGCTGTGTTTCACCTTTTGAGCTTACATAAATAACAGAGTCCCACATCGCTGTATCCTCACCAGGAATGAAATCTTGTATAATGAGCTCATCTTGATAGCCACTTGCCTTCACCATATCAATTACTTTTTGCACTTCTTCGCTACTGTCTACTTTAAATACTTTTGCTTGTCCTTCAAAAGGATGGC is part of the Solibacillus sp. FSL K6-1523 genome and harbors:
- a CDS encoding carboxylate--amine ligase, translating into MSKQPFLPIIVGTDINAYNMAISFHEEYNIRPILVGKGVLPFTNLSTIPRAIEYDKKLGEPDQFAKILISVAKKYGDDADKLILIGTNDLYVRLIIENRTILQDYFVFNNIDEELMEHLQLKSNFYKLCEQHGIDIPTTYFYDCRIDGDFTGEMMYPVIIKPSNGIEYSRHPFEGQAKVFKVDSSEEVQKVIDMVKASGYQDELIIQDFIPGEDTAMWDSVIYVSSKGETQLVTFAQVALQEHTKTAIGNYTAVLSRYNEEVMTKLRGFLEAVGYRGFANFDLKFDERDGKFKVFEVNIRQGRSSYYVTAMGHNMARYFVDDLIFDIPAPCTYLKGDLLFSVVPKIVLRKFVEDPTVQADIQRLIREGKLVNPLFYKQDKHFKRKFYLFMRQINYYKKYKENVW